The Microlunatus soli genome contains the following window.
TTCCCTTTGTATCTAGGAAGATCGGAGCAGACCAGACCATACGGCGCAAGACCCACCGTCGACCTGGTGACAGTCCAACCAGCGACAACCGGCGCCGGTGACACGTGCGGGGCGGCGGATTGTGCGTGCGTTGGCACCGGCGTCTCCTGTGCCTGGGGCGGATCACCTGTGCTTGAACATGCCGAGAGGCCAAGGCCGAGACTGGACAGGACGAGCGCCGTCCCGGCAAGCGAGCGACTCCGCCGCCGCCGGGTGGGCGGCGGTGCCAATGCGTGCGATCCCACGTTTCCCCCGAAGTGTCGCTCCGCCCCCACGACGCGACACCTGACTCTAACTCCTCTCGCACGGTGACGCTGGTGGTTCGATGATCAGATCCACGAGCGACGACAACGACCTGACAGCTTGGGGTGCAACGAAGAAGCGGGGCTGTCACAGCCCGGCGCATTCGCAGAACGGCGACGGATCATGATCAGCGCATCGCCGCTCCAATGGAGCAGCACTCAGGGTCGACTCCAGTCCCACAGACCGCAGCCAGGCAGGCGATAGATCCCTACTGGTCGACGCCGCGGCCCTTGCCGTCAGCAGCACCCGCACTATAAATGGCGTTGCCGATGAACTGCGCGAAACCTGGTCCGCCCTGCACATTCAGCGGACCGTACCCAGTTCCTGTCATTCGGTTGTTGATCGCCCGAATGTTGGAGTACCGGTAGTACAGGTCATTCAGCTGGAGTTGGTAGTTATCGCCCTCCAACAGGTTGCCTTCGATCAGGACGTTGTCGATCGGGCCGGCGTAGGTCTGAATGAACAACGCACCCGTGTCGTTGCCGGACCGGCAGTCGAACCGATTGTTGCGCACGACGAGCTGGCGGTTCGGCTTGGAGCTTGCGGAGAAGTCGCGGACCGTGAAGCCGTCGGAGTGGTTGCCGTTCGTCGCAGGGTCGCCCCAAGCGATCAGATCGGTGACGTAGTTCCGCTCGATCAGCGAGTCCAAGGTGGTGCCGGTGTTCATCAACGCGATTCCGCTTCCGAAGCCATGCACGTAGTTCCCGACAAGATCAGCAATGCCGAGGAACGCAGTCGCCTGTGCTGCCGACTTGGTGTCGAGCTTGGACCCGTCGATCTCGCTGTTGCGGATGATCACCTTCTTGGTGGTGATCTTCATCGTGTCGTAGTTCGTGGTCGACACGATCGGCATCCCTGCGCCGGCCGTTGTGGGTTGGATACAGCTCTTCTCGACGATGATGTCGCCAGCTGAGAGATCAAGCCCGCCGTCGATCCGGACGCCTGAGATGCGGCTGCCGGCAGGGACCTTGGAGCTTCCGGTGTATGTGGGCATTGATGCGCAGGAGAGACCGAGAGGGGCTAACCCGACAGTCGACACATCCACCGTCCAGCCCGCCTTCGCGGTTGTGGCGTCTCCGGTCACTGGCGTCGGCTTCGTCGGCTTTGCTGACGGTGGGGTCGGCGACGCGCTCGGCGTGGGCGGTGAAGCGTCTGCCTTCGGCTTGAAGACAACATCGACGAAGTAGTTCGTGCCCTGGTACGACTCCGCCGGGAATCCGCTGGCGCGGCCGTAACGGTAGACACCGCCATCGGCTGGCACCGAGAGTCCGTGTGAGCTCATGCTCGAGCGGAAGGCCCCGCTGGTCGCTGCGTAAGCACCGCCGGCCGCGTAGTAGGAGGCCACCAAGGTCTTCCCCTTGGCAACCGCGACCGGCTTGCTGAGCTTGGCGGTCTGCCACCCGGTGGCTGACGATGCAGGGAAGGTGACCTTTGCGAGCCGTGCGCCGCTTGCCGACCAGAGCGAGCCGGTGTAGGCGCGATGCTGCGCGGCACTGCGGTAGAACTGCAGCGCACTGACCGATCCCGACACCGAGCTGGACCACTTGACGCCGAGTTCGACGCTCGATCGGTCGGGATCCACGGCGACCTCAGGTTTGACACGGTGATCAAGGATGCTGACGGCAGCGGGCGCAGCCTGCGCGGATGTGGTCACCAGTGCTGCAACGAGCCCGAGCACGGTGGTGATTGCCGCTGCACGCTGGATGATGAGAGCGCGGCGACTGGACGGTCTCTTTGCAAGGAAGGACATCGGGGGCGTCCTGTCTCAGGGGAACCCTATTGCAAGGGCATTTCTGAACTTGACGCTAGCAGCGGCTGCTCAGTGCATCCACAACGCCGGCCGAGGTTGTTCGCTTTTGCCCTTCAAGGGCAGCGTCACCGAAGTACGCTTAGCTCGCGTGTTGGTGGGGGACCAACGCACATTGCAAGGGGGTCGGGGGCGTGACGTTTCGCGACATCATCGGGGTGATGCTGCGTCGGTGGTACCTGTGCGTGCTGATCCTGGCTGCGGCCGGTTCGCTCGCCTGGACCTACGACAGGGACAGTGGCGGCTACACAACCGACACCGTCGTCATATTCACCAAGCCCGCCACGTCGACGCTCCAACCTGACAACGGAGCCGGTGACGTCAGCGTCATCTCCTTCGCCGGCGCGATCGCCAATGACATCAACGGCGCCAACACAACGCCCTTGTATGCCGCCCCCGATGCGCCGCTTTACGGCGCCGGGGTCAGAGAGGGGATTCTGGTCGGCGTTCCCAATGCCGGCGGCCAGTGGTCGACCAGCTTGACCACAGCGGAGATCGATATCCAGATCGTGGGGCGCTCGCCGGCGTGGGTGGCGCAGCAGCAGCACAGGATTCTCGCCGAGATCCACAGATCGACGGCAGCTCAGCAGAGCGGGACACGCCTCAAGGCCCGCATCTCCGCCACCACGGAACCGTTGTCGACTGAGATCACCCACATCATGCCGGCACCGTCGAGCCGGCTGACGGCGTTCGCCGCGATCGGAATTGCCTCGATCCTGGCCGCCGGGGCAGTAGCGATCATGTTCGATCGTTTGGTCGAACTGGCGCGAAACCGCAGGACACAGGGCGGCCACACCCTTTCGTCACCAGCTGTCGAGGCACTCTCATGACCCTGTCCGAAACGCTGCGAGGACTACTTCGCCGCTGGTACGTGGTGTTGGTCGGCCTCCTTCTTGCCGGCGTTGCCGGCTATGGCACCTGGACCCACATCTCGCCGACCTACGTCCGTTCGGCGTCCCAGCTCCTGTTGCCGGGAACCGGATCACTGCCGCCGGGCGAGAACAACCCGTATCTGTATCTGGGCGGACTCGTGCAGGCCACCGAGGTCGTGGCCCGGGTAGCAGCCTCGAACGACGCCGTCAGCGCGATCGTCGACGAGCATCCAGGCACCCAGATCACCGTCGTACGTGACCCGTCGACCTCCGGGCCCGTCATTCTCATCACGGTGATGGCCAACTCCGACCAGGTCGCGGCAGACGCTATCGACAAGGTCGTTGCCCAGACACCGGTTGAGTTGGCGCGGCTGCAGGACACCAAGTCGATCCAGGCCAAGAACCGGATCTCGGTGAGAACGCTGACCGTCGACCAGCAACCCACGCTGGAGCAACGGAAGAGACTGGTGGCGACCGGTGGGGCGACGGCGGGCATCGTCGCGGTCTCCCTCCTGCTGGCGAGCCTCCTCGATGGGCTGCTCATGCGGCGTCGCCGCAAGGTGGGCAATTCGTCGGCCTCAGACCGTGGCGTCGACCCCGGGGAGCAGACGGCGTCGGCGGACGACCTTGACGGCGCTAGGTCGATCGCGAGTCCTGCCGAGGGCGAGCCGCTCAAGGCAGCCGACGCAGACGATGAATCGGAAGCGCAGCAGGCGAAGGTCCTTGAATCGGCAACACGACGACGCTGACACGATCACCATGGCACTCGATCGAGAGATCTCCGATGGGAGCGCACGGCCGCCGCGCCGGATCATCAGTGCGGCGATGATGCTCTCGATCTATCTCGTACTGCTTTTCGGCGTCCCGTCCAGCTTGACGATCGCTGGGCTCGCCTCGGTCGGCAGGCCGTCGTTCCTGTGGGGATTGGTGCTCGCCTTCTGGTGGCTGCTGGCACAACTGCAGCGTTATCGGCCGACCCGGATCCGAGTGTGGCAACCAGTCCGCTTCGCGTTGCTGGCCTTCGTGATCATCGTTCTCGTGAGCTTCGGCGCGGCGCTGCTGCGGGGCCAGCCGGCCGATCAGATCAGCCCTGCGACCACGGCCGTCCTCCGGGTCGTGTCCTGGCTCGGGGTTCTGTTGGTGACGATGGACGGGATCGCCACCCGCGGCGAGATGATCAAGGTCGTCCGCGGTCTGACGATCGGAGCGGGCCTCGTCGCTCTGCTCGGTCTGGCCCAGTTCATCACCGGACGGACGCTTCTCGACTGGGTCGTCGGCCTGCCGGGAATCGACTACGACACAGAGCTCACAGCGCGTGGCGAGTTCACGCGCGTCGCTGGCACGGCGACGCATCCGCTGGAGTACGCGGTGATCGTCACCGGGTGTCTACCGCTGGCGCTGTTGGCAGCGATGACGGATGGGTTCCGTCGACAGGAGGACCGGTTAATCCGTCTCAGTTGGTGGCTTCCGGTTACCTTCATGATTGTCTCCTCGCTGTTGTCGGTGTCCCGCTCGGCGATCATCGGTCTGGTCATCGCGATCCTGGCGACCCTGCCGGCGATGAGTCGCGCCTACCGACGGCTGACAATCATCGGAGGGGCATTCGCTGCAGTGGTCGTGGCCATCGTCGTGCCGGGGATGGCTACGACCATGATCACGTTGTTCCTCGGCGGTCCAGAGGAGCCGAGTGCGCAGTCCCGGAGCAACGCGCTCGAGCGGTTGCCCGAGTTCCTGTCATCGTCACCGTTGATCGGTCAGGGCCTGGGGACGTTCATGCCGCGCTACTACATCTTCGACAACGAGTGGGCCTTGTTGACGGTCGAGCTCGGAATCCTCGGGGTCACCGCCTTCGCGGCGATCGCGGTCGCTGCCATCGCGAGTGCGGCCTGCTCGGCACGTCGGTCCCGCGACCCTGAGATCATCACGATCGGACGAGGGGTAGCCGCGGCGATGTTGACCACAGCGGTGCTCTTCGCCTTCTTCGATGCGATGGGATTCCCGATCTCCGCCGGCATGTACTTCTTCTTCGCCGGCCTGGCCGCCGCCCTCGGCCGACTCTCGCAGACCGAAGACCTCAGCGGCTTCCCGATGATCAAGGAACCGATGCGTGATCAGGTGCGGAAATCGCTCCCAGGTGGGCGCGCAGCGGCGGGTCCGATGACTACCGAAGAACGATCATGACAGTCGATCTGACCGCGGTCACCGTGTTGCATGCTGGGTTGCCGGTCGACGGATACGTTGTGCCCAGGACTTCACGCGATCCAACCCTTCCTTGCCAACCGTGCGGACCAAGACGGATCGCGCCGTGCGGCGAAGGATGTCACGGCCGTCCCGAAGCGGCACCCGAAGGACAGCGTCTGCCGCCAGGGCGACTCCGGTCGGTGTCGGCAGTTCATCGAGCACGCCGGGGAAGTCGGTGACATAGTTCGCCGGATCAACCAGCCGGCCGCGAACGACGTTGCTCACGTTGCGGCTGTGTACCACCTGCAGCCACCCGGGTCGGCCTCGTTCGAATCGCACCGGCATATGTCTGCCGAGCATGTTGTGCCAATCGCGCCAGGCACTCACGGCACCGTCCCACGGCTCGGCGACGCTGCAGAAGGCGTTCTCCCGGTCGGCTCGGAGGTAGCACCGATCGCCGGACAGGATCAGCCCGTCGGCGAGGTAGAGTGCTGCTCGCTCCCCTCTCCGCGCCGCCATCTGCACTCTCTGCACGAAGTCGATGGCCAGGCCGTCATCATTGTCGAGGTTCGTCGTGATCAACATCTCCCCCGCCGCCCCTGTCGTGGCGCGAGCATCCTCGACCACGTGCTCCCACGTGGCGACGTCTCGGTAGACCGGCGTGAACACCTTTTCGGCGATCAGCGGAGCGAGCCGTTCGCGCAACCAGCTCGGACTCTGCGGATCGAGATAGACAATCCAGTCGAACCGACCACCAAAGGTTTGCGCTCGCACTGCCGGAACCGTGTAGCGCTCGAAGAGCTGGATGCGATTCTGGAGCCATCCGTCTTGGGCACGGATCAGGCTCTCCGGCCCCGGAGACGGAAGGTTGAAACGGGTCACCAGCACGTGATCAATTCCCACTCCATCGACGATCGAGCGAGACACTGCGACTCGGACGCCGGTATCCGCACGCATCGGGCTCGTCTGCTCCCGCTGCGCGAGAGATTCGTCGCTCGGATCGGTGCTGCGTGTCCCTGATGGGCCTGGCAGATCCGCCCACCGACGGCGTGACCACAACGCCTTGCGGGCTTGGACATGTGTTGCGTCACCGCGCCGCAGCTCCTCGTGAATGATCAGGATGGCGCGGTGCAGTCCGGCAGTCAGCGGCCGGTGTTTCTGCAGGTACCGAACGCGATTGATCATCAGGAGCGCGATCAACTCATTCGAACTGCCAGAGCCTCCCTGTCTGTGCTCGACGACGGCCTCGGGCTCGTACCAGACGTCCCAGCCTGCGTCGCGGATCCGGCGGAAGAAGTCGGTCTCCTCCGAATAAAGGAAGAACCGTTCGTCCCACGGCCCGATCCTCTGCCAGGCTTCGCGCGAGACGAGCAGCGCTGCACCGGTTGCCCAGTCGATCCGGCGAGCCGTGTCATATGCGCTCGGCTGTCGCACGAACTCCGACAGCCATTCCGGTCGCTGCAGCCAACTGCTTCCCAGAAACGCATCGCCGAGCGCCCGAGTCAGTGTCGGCTCTCTACGCAATGACGTGTAGGTCAGTCCAGCGCTGTCCACGATGCGTGGGACTACGATTCCGGCGCCAGTGGAGTCAAGGCGTGTCGCCATCCTCGCGATGCTGCCCGGACGCACCGTCAGGTCGGGATTGAGCACCAAGATCATCCTGGCCTCACCCACCCGGCTCGCCGCCACATTGATCCCGGCTGCATAGCCGAGGTTGCCGCCTGTCTCGAGGGTGATCACCCCATCCTCGGCGGCAGCGAGCTCAACAGATCGATCCGTCGATGCGTTGTCGGCAAGAATCACCCGCAGTCTCATGTGGTCCGCTTCGCGCCGTAGCGAGGCAAAGAGGCCTGGCAGGTCCGCTGCGGAGTTGTAGCTGACGATCAGCACGGCCACATCTGCGGCGTCGTCTAACCCCACGAAGCCGTTGCCCACCTGATGAGAGCGCACCGAGCGCTCGTGGTTCTGTCCCCCCACCACGACAGCAACGCTAACCGAACTACGTGTTTGTCGTAGCCAGCTTGAGAAATCCGTTCCACTGCTAGCGTTTGTGGCATGTGCGGAATTGCTGGTGAGCTCCGCCTCGACGGGCGGCCGGCACGCGCAACCGTGGTCGAGGCGATGGCTGATTCGTTGGTTCACCGCGGCCCGGACAGCGGCGGTTGCTGGCACGACGGATCAGTGGCACTCGGCCACCGGCGGCTTTCGATCATCGACCTGGACGGTTCGGCCCAACCGATGATCAGCACCGATGGTCGTTGGGCGTTGGTGTTCAACGGCGAGATCTTCAACTATCGCGAGCTGCGCCAACAGCTGCGTGGATACCCGTTCTGCACCGGTGGCGACACGGAGACCATCCTTGCTGGGATCGTCAAGCATGGCGTCGGATTCGTCGACAGACTGGTCGGCCAGTTCGCGATCGCCGTCTACGATCGGCGATCCCGAATCATGCATCTCGTGCGGGATCGGCTCGGAATTCTTCCGCTGTACTACTACCTGGACTCCCACCAATTGATCTTCGGATCCGAGATCAAGGCGATCCTGTCCGGCCTCGATTCGCGCCCTGGGGTCGATCTGTCGAGCCTGGACGACTACCTGTGGGGTCGTTCGGTCCCTTCGCCGCACACGCTTTTCGACGGCATCTACAAGGTGCAGCCGGGACACCGGATCGAAGTGGCAGTCGGTCGAGAACTGAGTGATCACTGCTACTGGCAACCACCTGCGCCTACCTCGGTCGGGTGGAGTGCGGGGGCTGCAGTGGAGGCCGTCGATGCTGCAGTCGGTGACGCCGTTCGGTCCGCCCTGGTTGCCGATGTGCCGGTCGGCGCATATCTGAGCGGTGGCGTCGACAGCAGTCTGATCGTGGCGAAGGCGGCGAGGTTTCATCCTGGACGGCTGAAGACCTTCGCTGCGAGTTTCGGCGATCCACGTTATGACGAGCTGGATTATGCCCGGCAGGTCAGCGAGCATGTCGGCACCGATCATCATGAGGTGCGCGTGGACGCGGCAGACTTCGAGGAACTCTGGCCGACCCTTACCTGGCACCGTGATGCGCCGATGTCGGAGCCGGCGGACTTCGCTGTGTTCCGATTGGCTCAGGCAGCACGAGCAGAAGTGAAGGTGGTCCTGTCCGGCGAAGGCGGTGACGAACTCTTCGGGGGCTACCCGAAGTATCGCGTAGCCCGCGCCATGGCGACCGCGTCTATTGTGCCAGGTGGCGTCCGTCGAGCTATCGGCGGACGCCTCGACCAGCACCTGCCGGAGCGACTGGCACGTCTCCGGATCGCCTTGCGCGTTTGGTCCACACCAGGTCGCGATGAGCAGTATCGAGCCTGGTTCGCACCGTTCAGTGTCGCGGAGCGGATGGATCTCCTCGGTCAAGTCGCCGCGCGCGACACAACCCAGAAGTCCCACACCCGCGACCCGATCCGAGCAATGTTACTCTCCGATCTCCACGTCTGGCTGCCGGACAATCTCCTGGAGCGCGGCGACCGGATGTCGATGGCCA
Protein-coding sequences here:
- a CDS encoding DUF4082 domain-containing protein translates to MSFLAKRPSSRRALIIQRAAAITTVLGLVAALVTTSAQAAPAAVSILDHRVKPEVAVDPDRSSVELGVKWSSSVSGSVSALQFYRSAAQHRAYTGSLWSASGARLAKVTFPASSATGWQTAKLSKPVAVAKGKTLVASYYAAGGAYAATSGAFRSSMSSHGLSVPADGGVYRYGRASGFPAESYQGTNYFVDVVFKPKADASPPTPSASPTPPSAKPTKPTPVTGDATTAKAGWTVDVSTVGLAPLGLSCASMPTYTGSSKVPAGSRISGVRIDGGLDLSAGDIIVEKSCIQPTTAGAGMPIVSTTNYDTMKITTKKVIIRNSEIDGSKLDTKSAAQATAFLGIADLVGNYVHGFGSGIALMNTGTTLDSLIERNYVTDLIAWGDPATNGNHSDGFTVRDFSASSKPNRQLVVRNNRFDCRSGNDTGALFIQTYAGPIDNVLIEGNLLEGDNYQLQLNDLYYRYSNIRAINNRMTGTGYGPLNVQGGPGFAQFIGNAIYSAGAADGKGRGVDQ
- a CDS encoding O-antigen ligase family protein — protein: MALDREISDGSARPPRRIISAAMMLSIYLVLLFGVPSSLTIAGLASVGRPSFLWGLVLAFWWLLAQLQRYRPTRIRVWQPVRFALLAFVIIVLVSFGAALLRGQPADQISPATTAVLRVVSWLGVLLVTMDGIATRGEMIKVVRGLTIGAGLVALLGLAQFITGRTLLDWVVGLPGIDYDTELTARGEFTRVAGTATHPLEYAVIVTGCLPLALLAAMTDGFRRQEDRLIRLSWWLPVTFMIVSSLLSVSRSAIIGLVIAILATLPAMSRAYRRLTIIGGAFAAVVVAIVVPGMATTMITLFLGGPEEPSAQSRSNALERLPEFLSSSPLIGQGLGTFMPRYYIFDNEWALLTVELGILGVTAFAAIAVAAIASAACSARRSRDPEIITIGRGVAAAMLTTAVLFAFFDAMGFPISAGMYFFFAGLAAALGRLSQTEDLSGFPMIKEPMRDQVRKSLPGGRAAAGPMTTEERS
- a CDS encoding glycosyltransferase, which translates into the protein MVGGQNHERSVRSHQVGNGFVGLDDAADVAVLIVSYNSAADLPGLFASLRREADHMRLRVILADNASTDRSVELAAAEDGVITLETGGNLGYAAGINVAASRVGEARMILVLNPDLTVRPGSIARMATRLDSTGAGIVVPRIVDSAGLTYTSLRREPTLTRALGDAFLGSSWLQRPEWLSEFVRQPSAYDTARRIDWATGAALLVSREAWQRIGPWDERFFLYSEETDFFRRIRDAGWDVWYEPEAVVEHRQGGSGSSNELIALLMINRVRYLQKHRPLTAGLHRAILIIHEELRRGDATHVQARKALWSRRRWADLPGPSGTRSTDPSDESLAQREQTSPMRADTGVRVAVSRSIVDGVGIDHVLVTRFNLPSPGPESLIRAQDGWLQNRIQLFERYTVPAVRAQTFGGRFDWIVYLDPQSPSWLRERLAPLIAEKVFTPVYRDVATWEHVVEDARATTGAAGEMLITTNLDNDDGLAIDFVQRVQMAARRGERAALYLADGLILSGDRCYLRADRENAFCSVAEPWDGAVSAWRDWHNMLGRHMPVRFERGRPGWLQVVHSRNVSNVVRGRLVDPANYVTDFPGVLDELPTPTGVALAADAVLRVPLRDGRDILRRTARSVLVRTVGKEGLDRVKSWAQRIRRPATQHATR
- the asnB gene encoding asparagine synthase (glutamine-hydrolyzing), whose product is MCGIAGELRLDGRPARATVVEAMADSLVHRGPDSGGCWHDGSVALGHRRLSIIDLDGSAQPMISTDGRWALVFNGEIFNYRELRQQLRGYPFCTGGDTETILAGIVKHGVGFVDRLVGQFAIAVYDRRSRIMHLVRDRLGILPLYYYLDSHQLIFGSEIKAILSGLDSRPGVDLSSLDDYLWGRSVPSPHTLFDGIYKVQPGHRIEVAVGRELSDHCYWQPPAPTSVGWSAGAAVEAVDAAVGDAVRSALVADVPVGAYLSGGVDSSLIVAKAARFHPGRLKTFAASFGDPRYDELDYARQVSEHVGTDHHEVRVDAADFEELWPTLTWHRDAPMSEPADFAVFRLAQAARAEVKVVLSGEGGDELFGGYPKYRVARAMATASIVPGGVRRAIGGRLDQHLPERLARLRIALRVWSTPGRDEQYRAWFAPFSVAERMDLLGQVAARDTTQKSHTRDPIRAMLLSDLHVWLPDNLLERGDRMSMATSLELRPPLLDHRLTELAFRLPSSVKVRSGQTKWVLKEVARRYLPAQIVDRRKIGFRVPLDAWFRTSLRDTMFDRLSGPGSFVGEVFDRSAVRRLLERHDSGAFNEEIRIWTLMSLQVWHETFFSASRPSATTSTRRES